The genomic DNA GGAGCAAGTCCTCATGAGGTAGAATTAGAAGTTACAGATGCTATTGAAAATGCTTTAGAACAAATACCAAATGTTGAATATATAGAAAGTGTTTCAAAAGCTAATTTTTCAGAAGTAAAAATAAAACTAAGTGAATCATTAAAAAATGATGAAGTAGAGCAATATTGGGATAACGTTAGAAAAAAGATACATGATGTTAAAAGTTCGTTACCTCCAGGAACTATGTCACCTATGGTTCTTGATGATTATGGAGCTGTATATGGAATATTTTTAGCTGTAACTAGTGATGGTTATTCTAAAAAAGAACTAGAAAAATATACAAAGTATATAAAAAGAGAGTTACAATCTCTACATGGTGTATCTAAAAGTACATTAGTTGGAAAAAATGAATCTGCAATAGAGGTTGTTATTAATAGAGATAAAATGGCAACTTATGGTCTAAATGATAAAATGATTATGGCTGCCTTTATTGGTCAAGCTTTACCTGCATATACACCATCTGTTGATCAAGGATCTCAAGCCCTTAGAGTTAGCATTGATAATAGATTTAAAAGTGTAGAAGAACTTGAAAACTTTGTACTATTTACAAAGCCTGGAAAAAATGGCGAAGTTGTTGTTAGAATTAAAGATATTGGAGAAGTTCATGAAACATATGTAACTCCTGTTAGAACAATGATGAGATATAATGAAAAAGAAGCTATTGGTCTTATGTTATCACCAGAAAAAGGAACAAATGTTGTTGATACTGGAAAAGAAATTGATAAAAAAATAGAAGAACTTAAACAGTTTTTACCAGTGGGAATAGAAGTAGAAAAAGTATATTACCAACCAGACCTTGTAAAAGCTGCTATAAATGTCTTTGTTGAAAATCTTATTGTTTCAGTTGCTGTTGTAATTGGAATATTACTATTTACAATGGGAGTTAGAACAGGTCTTATTATAGGAAGTGGACTTGTGCTATCTATATTAGGTACTATTATATTTATGCTTCCCGCTAAGATAGATATGCAAAGAGTTTCTCTTGGATCATTTATTGTAGCTATGGGAATGCTAGTTGATAATGCTATCGTTATAGCAGACGGTATTTTAGTTGAATTTGAACACAAAGAAGATAGATTTACAGCTCTTACAAAAACAGCTAAAAAAACAGCAATACCATTACTTGGAGCTACTTCAATAGCTATTATTGCTTTTTTGCCAATGTATCTAATGCCAACAGATGCTGGACAATATGTTTCTAGTCTATTCTGGATAATGGCTATTTCATTGGGATTAAGTTGGATTCTAGCACTTACTCAAACGCCTGTATTTTGCGACATGTTTTTAAAAATGAATCCAGATAAAAAACCAAATAAATTAAAAGAACGTTTTTATGCTAAGTGTAGAAGTTTCTTAGTTAAAGTTTTAGATCATAGAAAATTATCTCTAGCAATAGTTTTTGGGGCATTTTTAATATCCATGGTACTATTCTTTAGATTACCATTTACATTTTTCCCTGACTCAGATAAAAAAGGATTTGTTATTAATGTATGGACCCCTGTAGGAACTACTCTTACAGAAACTGCTAAAGTAAGTAAAGTTCTAGAAGAAGAGATATTAAAAGATAAAGATGTAATAGATGTAACTGCATCAATAGGAGCATCTCCAGCTCGTTATTATATTGCAACTATTCCAGAATTACCAAATACTTCTTTATCACAACTTATAATTACAGTTAAAGATTTAAAAAGTATTGATAGAATAGGAAAATATATAAAAAAATACACAGCAGAAAATATTCCTGATGTGAAAGTAGAAATTAGAAAATATGTAAATGGAATTCCTACAAAATATCCAATAGAATTAAGAATATTAGGACCAGATCCTGCTGTTTTAAGAAATTTAGCAGATCAGGTTATTGACATTGCTAAAACAGTTCCAGGTGCTATAGATATACAAACTGACTGGAGAAATAAAGTTTTAACTTGGACACCTGAGTTATATCAACCTAATCAAAAGAAAAACTTAATAACTCCATTTGATGTTGCAAATTCATTTAGTAAAGCAACTGATGGATTTACAATAGGTAAATATATGGATGGTACAGATATTCTTCCAATTCTTTTAAAGGAACAATCTGGAGATGCAGAAATAGATATGAATAGTGTTGGACAATTACCAGTATGGGGTATGGGTCCTCACAGTGTACCACTAAATCAATTTGTATTTAATAATAAGCTTCAATGGGAAGATCCTGAAATTTGGAGAAGAGATGGAGTTAGAGCTATACAAGTACAATGTGATACTAATGGAGATAGAACAGCAGAAAGTATAAGAAAAGATATAGATAAACAATTAAAAAATATAAAATTCCCAGAAAAATATAGTTATGAATGGAGTGGAGAATACTACGAACAACAAAAAAATGTTAAAGCTGTATTACAATCAGTTCCACTACAATGTATTTTAATGTTCTCAATATGTGTACTATTATTTGCATGTTTAAGAGATCCTATAATTATATTTGCAATTTTACCACTATCATTTATAGGTATAGTTCCTGGTCTATTCTTAACAGGAAGATCTTTTGGATTTATGTCTATAATTGGTGCTATTAGTTTATCTGGAATGATGATTAAAAACTCAATTGTATTAGTAGATGAAATCAAATATGAAATAGAAGTTGAGAAAAAAGAACATTATACTGCAATACTAGATTCTGCAGTAAGTCGTATTCGTCCTGTAACAATGACTTCTGCAACAACAATATTTGGAATGTTACCATTGATAACAGATCCACTATATGGTGATATGGCTATTACTATTATATTTGGATTGACAGCATCTACAATACTAACACTGTTTGTTGTTCCACTTTTATATGCTATATTCTATAAAATACATCCACAAAAACAATAATCCCTAGGCAGCTTAAAAGCTGCCTTTTTATATCTATAAACAACATATTACGCATCATTACTGTTCAATTTATGATTACAATTTACACAAAGGATATTTATTTATAAAATGAATGAGAAATATTCATTGACAATTGTAAGATATTATGATACTATATTTTCGTAGAACAATGACAGTTTGTTTCTAATACCCATGGTTCACGAGATGTGAACAAAACCCATATGACCCTAACTTACCCAGGTTAGGGTTTCCCTATTTTTTGGAAAAAATATGTTTTTGAGTAATAAATGAGCAAAAATTTACTATACATTTTTTAATATTGGATAAAAACTACAAAATATGATATTATAGGGAAGACTAAAATTGGAGGTTTTTTGGTGGCAGTATATACAACATTAACACAAAAAGATATTGAATATATTTTACAAGAGTATAATCTAATGCTAAATTCTTTTTCAGAAATAAAAAGTGGAATATTAAATACCAACTATTTTCTTTCTACCAATAAAGGAAAATATGTCTTACGTATTTTTGAAGGTGAAAGAACTTTTGAAGATGAAAATTTAGAATTAGAGTTTTTGATAAAGCTAAATACTGTAATCCCATGTTGTCTACCTTTGAAAACTAAACAAAATAAAAACTTTCTAGTTTTTAAAGATAAAATGGTTGCTCTATTTTATTTTATTGAAGGTCAACCTATTACAAAAGTTAATATAGAAAATATAAAACAAATTGCCTGTTATTTAGGTAAATTACATAGCTATTCTTTTGGAAAAAGATTAGATAGAAAGTCTCGAATAGATCTAAATTTTTATTATAATAATATTGATTTTAGTAAAATAGATATAGATATGAGACATAAAGAAATAATTTTAACAGCATATAATAGAATCAAAGATATAGACTATAATCATCTTCCGTTTGGAGTTATTCACAATGATATTTTTCCTGATAATGTTTTTATAGATAACAATAATATTGTAGGTATCTTAGATTTTAATGAAGCTCAAACTGGACCATTTATATTTGACTTAGCTATTGTTATAAATTATTGGATAAAAATATATAATTTAGATAAAGCAAAGGAAACCTTATTTATAGATACCTTTTTATTAGAATATGAAAAGCAACGGATATTAACAAAAGAGGAGAAATTATTGCTCCCAGTAGCAATTATTAATATGGCCTTAGTTTTTATTTTATTGCGAATATACAAGTTTCATATAGAGAAAAAACACAATATATTTATTGAAAACAAATGTTACAGTGAATTAATACATTTATTAAGTACTCATTAGTAAAAATAGGATCAACTAATACTATTAGTCAATCCTATTTTTTATTATATTTTTTTATAAACCACTTTTCCGTCAATAATTGTATATTCAACATCGGACATTATATCTAATAGATCACCCGACCAAATTACTATATCAGCATCTTTTCCAACTTGAATAGATCCAACTCTATTATCTATTCCTAATATTTGTGCTGGATTGATAGTAATTGCTTTCAAAGCTTCCCATTTATCCAATCCTTCTTTTACAGCTAAAGCAGCACAAATAGGTAAATGTTGCAGTGGTATAACTGGACTATCTGTAGTTATAGAAATTTTTATTCCTGCTTTATTCAAAATCCCTGCTGTCTTAAAAGATTTTTTAGCTAACTCTACTTTTGTTCTATGTCCTAAACTCGGTCCAACAATCATATCATATTTCTCTTTAGCTAATTCATCTACTATTACTGCCGCGTCTGTAGAGTGATCTAAAGTTAGTTTTAAATCAAATTCTTTAGCTATTCTAATAGCTGTAAATATATCATTAGCTTTATGTGCATGAGCTTTCAAAGGAATTTCTTTTTTTAATACAGGTATTAAAGATTCTAGTTGTATATCTATAGGTGGTAATTCTAAATTATTTTCCTTTGCATGTTCTTTTTTTAACATGTATTCTCTAGCTCTCATTAAAATTTCTCTTAACATAGCTGCAATTGCCATTCTAGTTGTAGGTTTATTTTTAGTAGTTCCATAAAAACGTTTTGGATTTTCTCCAAATGCACATTTCATAGCAACAGGTGCTTTTATAATCATTGAGTCAATTCTTTTTCCATAAGTCTTTATAGCAGCAAATTGTCCCCCTAGTACATTTCCACTTCCAGGTCCTGTTCCAACTGATGTTATTCCACCTTGATAAGCTTCTTCAAATACTTTATCCATAGGATCAATGGCATCAATTGCTCTCAATTCTGGTGAAATAGCTCCAGATCTTTCATTGATATCTTCATTTTCTATACCTACACTATCTCCTACAAGTCCTAAATGACAATGAGCTTCTACTAATCCTGGAGCAACAATTTTTCCACTTGCATCTATAACACACATATTTTCTGTAGGCAAAATATTTTTCTCAAATTTAACTATTTTACCATTTTCAATTAAAATATCCATATTTAAACATTTTTTTTCATCAACATCCATCACATTTCCATTTTTTATTAGTAACATATCTTCCTCCCACTTTTAGTTTTATATATATTATTTTATATCATATTATTAAAAAAATCTACACTTAATATTAGTTTAATTTTAAAAATATGCTATAATACTATGGTTAACTATAATTATTCAATAAAATTTTAATAAAAGGTATTTACAAAACTTGAATAAAATAGTATATTTATTAATAAGACAAGGTTATCTAATAAAGGAGGACAGATCGTATGACTAAAAAAGAGTTTATAGAACTATATGCTAAAAATGGAAGTATGTCTAAAAAGGATGCAGAGAAAAATATTAATCTTTTCTTAGATTCTATACAAGAAGCACTTATCACTGATAGTGAAGTTGGTTTTGTAGGTTGGGGAAAATGGGAAGTACAAGACAAAGCTGCTAGAAAAGTTAGAAATCCAAGAACAAAAGAAATTATGACAATTGAAGCTAGAAAGGTTATCAAATTCAAACCTGGAAAATTATTAGCTGAAAAAATCAAATAAACAATATTAATAGGACGAGACTTGATTATTCAAGTCTCTTTTTACTTTCTGAAATTCTATTTTTGTGCTATAATTTCAATAGAGGTGAAAAATGAGAGTAAATATTAATAATATTATCATATCTTTAAATAAAGATCAGGATAAAGAAATATTAAAAGAAATAGAAAGAAAAGGAATAAAAAGAGAAAATATAAAATCTATTATTTGGAATAAACGTTCTATCGATAGTAGAAAGAAAAACGATATTAAGCTAATCTACAATATAGAAGTTGTTTTAAATAAAGATATAAAAATTGATTCAAAACAAAATATAAATATTGTAAAAGAAAAAATAAAGGTAAACAGAGTTCCGATATATAAGAATAAGCCTATAGCTATTATTGGAGCTGGTCCTGCCGGACTATTTGCAGCATTAAGACTTGCTGAGTTTGGATATATTCCACATGTTTTTGAAAGAGGAGAAGAGGTAGACAAAAGAGATAAAACAACTGAAAACTTTATACTTACTTCTGTATTAAATCCCGAATCTAACATTCAATTTGGAGAAGGTGGAGCTGGTACATATTCTGATGGAAAACTTAATACAAGAATAAAAAGTGAATATATAGAAAAAGTTTTCGATGAGTTTATATCATGTGGTGCTCAAAAAGAAATACTATGGGATTATAAACCACATATAGGAACTGATGTTTTAAAAATTGTAGTCAAAAATTTAAGAGAAAAAATAAAATCTTTAGGTGGAAAGTTTTATTTTAATTCTAAATTAAATAATATCATTATTAAAAATGACTTTATTGTTGGATTAGAAATAATAGATGCCAATTTAAACAAAACAACTTATGACTTTGATAGCATTATTTTAGCTACTGGACATTCTGCTAGAGACACCTATAGAATGCTTAATAAAAATGGTGTATATATGAAAAATAAACCATTTGCAATAGGAGCTAGAATAGAACATCCTAGAGTAGATATTGATAAAATGCAGTATGGAAATTGTGCATGTAATGAATTGTTAGGAGCAGCAACATATAGTGTGACATATAATAATCGTGAGGAAGAACGAGGTGTATTTTCATTTTGTATGTGTCCAGGTGGAGAAATAGTAAACGCTAGTTCTGAAGTATCTACATCTCTTGTTAATGGAATGAGCTATTCTACTAGAGATGGTAAGTTTTCTAACTCTGCAATTGTCGTAGGAATAAAAGAAAATGAATTTGGAGACGAATTATTTTCTGGAATGAAGTTTCAAGAACAATTAGAAGCTAAAACATTTGAAATTATAAATAATTATGGAGCTCTATATCAAAGTGTTACAGATTTTATGAGAAATAAAAAAACCGAACATGAAATTGAGAGTAGTTATAAGATGAAAAAATATTCTTATAACTTACATGAATTTTTCCCTGATGTTATTAGTAAAAACATGCAATCTGCATTTGAATATTGGAGTAAAAATCCATTATTTATATCAAAAAATGCAAACTTAATAGCTCCAGAAACAAGAACTTCTGCTCCTGTAAAAATTCTTCGTGACATAAAAGGAATGTCTGTAAATATAAAAGGATTATATCCTGTAGGAGAAGGAGCTGGATATGCTGGTGGAATTGTGAGTGCAGCAGTAGATGGTCTTAAAATTGTAGATTTATCTTTTACAAATACTATAGAATAAATATGAGGTGCTAAAATGAATGAATTAAATAACAATTTTTATTCTCATGATATTTCAGTAGTGAATACTTTTGTTAGAAAAGTATTACTAAACATGGTTGTAGGATTATTAATAACTTTAATAGTTCCTGTGTATTGTACTTTATTTAATCCAACACTTTTATTCGAAATGCAGAAGTACATAAAATTTATTTTAATAGGACAAGTGGCATTAGTTTTACTTTTAAGTTTTTCACTGAATAATATTTCAACTATTGCAGCTAGGTCAATGTTTTATTTGTATGCTTTTACAAATGGAATAGTATTATCTGGAATCACTTTTATCTTTGATATACGAGCTATTTTATATGCTCTTGCTATTACTATTACTTTATTTATTGTAACTGCTATTTATGGATATTTTACTACTGAAGATCTAACAAAATATAGTAGATTTTTAATGGGTGGTTTAATAACTATTATTCTAGTATCAATACTTAATATCTTTTTAAAAATGCCATTAATATATTGGGGTATTACAGTAATTGGAGTAGTTATTTTCTCCGCTTTAATTGCATACGATATTAATCGTATTAAAAACATAGCAATTAATAATTATAATAACGAATCTCTTGATAAAATAGGAATAATTGGAGCTTTAAATCTATATTTAGACTTTATAAATCTGTTCCTTTATCTTCTAAGACTTGTTTCAAGAAAAAAATAAATTAAAGGGGTAGACTATGAAATATAAAATTTTATCATTATTTTTTCTTTTTTCAACTGTAGGATTTGCAAATGAATTTCAAAATAATCTAAGTCAAATTCATGGAAATATTATTTTGAAAAGAGGAGAAGAACAATTTAGACAAAATGTAATTCTAAAAAATATGGGCATAAATGGGATAAGTAATAGTAATCAATATATCGAGTATGTTGGTGAAAGCCATGGGAATTATGATCATAACACTAAGTACTCAAAAGTTAAAGGAGTACTTCTAGGAACTAATAGCAATCTAGTAAAACATCCAAATGTATATGCTGGAATATCTTTGGGATATATAAAATCTGACATAAAAATAGGTAATTCATCAGCGAAAATAAGAACTTATGGCTTTGAATATCTAGTTGGGAAAAAATATCATAATTTTTTAACTATAGGAAAATTTGGATACTCAGAAAGCAAAAATATATTTTCTGAATATAAATATCGTCAAAAAGACTATCATCTTGGAGTAGAAAGTGGATATATTTATAATACAAATACTTTTGCACTTTATCCCTATATTAGTTTAAATTGGAATCAATATACT from Fusobacterium hominis includes the following:
- a CDS encoding efflux RND transporter permease subunit, which produces MSIIDYSIKNRVVTLFFTAMIVIGGIFAYFKVGKLEDPEFKVKEAIVLTVYPGASPHEVELEVTDAIENALEQIPNVEYIESVSKANFSEVKIKLSESLKNDEVEQYWDNVRKKIHDVKSSLPPGTMSPMVLDDYGAVYGIFLAVTSDGYSKKELEKYTKYIKRELQSLHGVSKSTLVGKNESAIEVVINRDKMATYGLNDKMIMAAFIGQALPAYTPSVDQGSQALRVSIDNRFKSVEELENFVLFTKPGKNGEVVVRIKDIGEVHETYVTPVRTMMRYNEKEAIGLMLSPEKGTNVVDTGKEIDKKIEELKQFLPVGIEVEKVYYQPDLVKAAINVFVENLIVSVAVVIGILLFTMGVRTGLIIGSGLVLSILGTIIFMLPAKIDMQRVSLGSFIVAMGMLVDNAIVIADGILVEFEHKEDRFTALTKTAKKTAIPLLGATSIAIIAFLPMYLMPTDAGQYVSSLFWIMAISLGLSWILALTQTPVFCDMFLKMNPDKKPNKLKERFYAKCRSFLVKVLDHRKLSLAIVFGAFLISMVLFFRLPFTFFPDSDKKGFVINVWTPVGTTLTETAKVSKVLEEEILKDKDVIDVTASIGASPARYYIATIPELPNTSLSQLIITVKDLKSIDRIGKYIKKYTAENIPDVKVEIRKYVNGIPTKYPIELRILGPDPAVLRNLADQVIDIAKTVPGAIDIQTDWRNKVLTWTPELYQPNQKKNLITPFDVANSFSKATDGFTIGKYMDGTDILPILLKEQSGDAEIDMNSVGQLPVWGMGPHSVPLNQFVFNNKLQWEDPEIWRRDGVRAIQVQCDTNGDRTAESIRKDIDKQLKNIKFPEKYSYEWSGEYYEQQKNVKAVLQSVPLQCILMFSICVLLFACLRDPIIIFAILPLSFIGIVPGLFLTGRSFGFMSIIGAISLSGMMIKNSIVLVDEIKYEIEVEKKEHYTAILDSAVSRIRPVTMTSATTIFGMLPLITDPLYGDMAITIIFGLTASTILTLFVVPLLYAIFYKIHPQKQ
- a CDS encoding homoserine kinase; translated protein: MAVYTTLTQKDIEYILQEYNLMLNSFSEIKSGILNTNYFLSTNKGKYVLRIFEGERTFEDENLELEFLIKLNTVIPCCLPLKTKQNKNFLVFKDKMVALFYFIEGQPITKVNIENIKQIACYLGKLHSYSFGKRLDRKSRIDLNFYYNNIDFSKIDIDMRHKEIILTAYNRIKDIDYNHLPFGVIHNDIFPDNVFIDNNNIVGILDFNEAQTGPFIFDLAIVINYWIKIYNLDKAKETLFIDTFLLEYEKQRILTKEEKLLLPVAIINMALVFILLRIYKFHIEKKHNIFIENKCYSELIHLLSTH
- a CDS encoding amidohydrolase, whose translation is MLLIKNGNVMDVDEKKCLNMDILIENGKIVKFEKNILPTENMCVIDASGKIVAPGLVEAHCHLGLVGDSVGIENEDINERSGAISPELRAIDAIDPMDKVFEEAYQGGITSVGTGPGSGNVLGGQFAAIKTYGKRIDSMIIKAPVAMKCAFGENPKRFYGTTKNKPTTRMAIAAMLREILMRAREYMLKKEHAKENNLELPPIDIQLESLIPVLKKEIPLKAHAHKANDIFTAIRIAKEFDLKLTLDHSTDAAVIVDELAKEKYDMIVGPSLGHRTKVELAKKSFKTAGILNKAGIKISITTDSPVIPLQHLPICAALAVKEGLDKWEALKAITINPAQILGIDNRVGSIQVGKDADIVIWSGDLLDIMSDVEYTIIDGKVVYKKI
- a CDS encoding HU family DNA-binding protein, with protein sequence MTKKEFIELYAKNGSMSKKDAEKNINLFLDSIQEALITDSEVGFVGWGKWEVQDKAARKVRNPRTKEIMTIEARKVIKFKPGKLLAEKIK
- a CDS encoding NAD(P)/FAD-dependent oxidoreductase — its product is MRVNINNIIISLNKDQDKEILKEIERKGIKRENIKSIIWNKRSIDSRKKNDIKLIYNIEVVLNKDIKIDSKQNINIVKEKIKVNRVPIYKNKPIAIIGAGPAGLFAALRLAEFGYIPHVFERGEEVDKRDKTTENFILTSVLNPESNIQFGEGGAGTYSDGKLNTRIKSEYIEKVFDEFISCGAQKEILWDYKPHIGTDVLKIVVKNLREKIKSLGGKFYFNSKLNNIIIKNDFIVGLEIIDANLNKTTYDFDSIILATGHSARDTYRMLNKNGVYMKNKPFAIGARIEHPRVDIDKMQYGNCACNELLGAATYSVTYNNREEERGVFSFCMCPGGEIVNASSEVSTSLVNGMSYSTRDGKFSNSAIVVGIKENEFGDELFSGMKFQEQLEAKTFEIINNYGALYQSVTDFMRNKKTEHEIESSYKMKKYSYNLHEFFPDVISKNMQSAFEYWSKNPLFISKNANLIAPETRTSAPVKILRDIKGMSVNIKGLYPVGEGAGYAGGIVSAAVDGLKIVDLSFTNTIE
- a CDS encoding Bax inhibitor-1/YccA family protein; its protein translation is MNELNNNFYSHDISVVNTFVRKVLLNMVVGLLITLIVPVYCTLFNPTLLFEMQKYIKFILIGQVALVLLLSFSLNNISTIAARSMFYLYAFTNGIVLSGITFIFDIRAILYALAITITLFIVTAIYGYFTTEDLTKYSRFLMGGLITIILVSILNIFLKMPLIYWGITVIGVVIFSALIAYDINRIKNIAINNYNNESLDKIGIIGALNLYLDFINLFLYLLRLVSRKK
- a CDS encoding autotransporter domain-containing protein, whose protein sequence is MKYKILSLFFLFSTVGFANEFQNNLSQIHGNIILKRGEEQFRQNVILKNMGINGISNSNQYIEYVGESHGNYDHNTKYSKVKGVLLGTNSNLVKHPNVYAGISLGYIKSDIKIGNSSAKIRTYGFEYLVGKKYHNFLTIGKFGYSESKNIFSEYKYRQKDYHLGVESGYIYNTNTFALYPYISLNWNQYTTKQHIMVPRFDQKVFYTGAGINVTKILKHNFIISGTLEYNYGVPKTKYRTSNTTYKKLDNSYAHLNLTLGYLFKNDLMLSATYRKLFNNKYDYNIFSVGISHNF